CCTTCTCCACCAGTACCTTTAGCCTTAGTAGTTTCCTTAACAGAAGCTATTATTGTTGGTATAAGTTTTATAGCACCTATTATACCACCGAATAACATCATACCAGCGCCTATATATTTAACATAACTACTAGATATTGCTTGAACAGTCATTTCATTTATTTGCATAGAAGGATTATTCCATACCATAACACCGTCTTTTGCCATATCAGTGAAGTATCCTATTAAAGGAGTTATACCAAAACTTGATAATATAGAACCAGCAAACATTGTTAAAGCAACTTCGAGACCAACTATAAAACCTATTCCTAAAAGCAATGGGTTAACTTCCATATCAAACTTCCATTTATACCCTTTACTTCCTACAAAGCTCATTACATTATTAGTTAAATTCAAGAATGAACTAGTTATAACAGTTATAATTCCACCTATTCCAAAACCTATTCCCATGTACTTGATAGAGTCACCACCAGTGTCTGAAGCAACTAAAGTTTCAGATATAGCCATTGACTCAGGATAAACAAGTTTACCATGTTCTTCAACAATTAAGTAATTATGAACAAGTGATGCTGCACCAATACCAAATAGAACACCACCAACACCAACTAGTAAACCTTCAAAAAACGTAAAATCGCTACCAATCAAGATAACAGAAGGTAACACGAAGATTAAACCACTAGCAACAGATTCTCCACCACTTGACATACCTTGAATTAAGTTTTTACCAAGGATACCTTTTTGCTTTGCAAAAGCAGCAACAAACGCAGAACCTATAATTGCACCAGGAATACCTGCAGCAACAGTAAGACCAGCTTTCATACCAGAATATGCCGTAGATGCTGCAAAAACAGATGCTAATACAAGACCTATTATAAGTACAGCAGCATTTCCACCTGTTTTAGATTTGTCTGTTACATAAGGTACATAATCTTTTCCAGAGACTCCCCCATAAGCACCTTTAGGTAATTTTTTGTTGTTGATAGCTGCGCTATCCTTATTGCTCATACTAATGCCCCCTTTTTATTTAGTTAGTATAATTGTAGCATTATTTTATAGAACAAATTGTTAAAAATAGGTAAAATCGTTAGAGAAAATATTATAAAAAAACACAAATAAACTTATAAAACACAAAAAATACACTTAACAATACTGGATACAGCAAAATTCGCTATAGACATTAAATTAAAGTAAAAAAGAAAAATTTGATAAAAAATGAAATTTAATGTAAACAATTATTATAGTTTTTGAACTTTTTGACGTATTATAAAAATATAGATTTTAAATTATGAAACTTAAATATTATAGGAGGTTGATTATGGGATTTGCAGAAAGCACAAGTCAGACAAAAATACTTTTAGAATCAGGAACTAATGAACTTGAAATAATGGAGTTTATGATTGCAGGAGAGTCATTTGGTATAAATGTAGCAAAAGTCCGTGAGATACTTATGGCTCAAGAGGTAAAGAAAATGCCAAATTCTCATGCAGTAGTGGAGGGTGTATTTAAACCTAGAGATGAAATAATTACGGTAATAGATTTAGCTAAGTATCTAAACATACCAAGAACCGGTGAAGGGACTCATGATATTTTCATAGTTACTCATTTCAACAAGTTAAGTTTTGCATTTCATGTAGAGAATGTTGTTGGTATAGGTAGAGTTTCATGGGAAGAAATTAGAAAGCCAGATAGAATAATATATGGTGGAGATGAAGGTGTTGCTACAGGTATTGCTCAGTATAAAGATAGACTAGTAACTATATTGGACTTTGAAAAGATAATAGCTGAAATAAGCCCAGAATCTAGTATACAGTACGATGAAATAGATATGTTAGGGAAACGTCAAGATTCTCATAAGCCAGTATTAATCGTTGAGGATTCAATGCTACTTTCTAAAATGATAGTTGATTGCTTACATAGAGCAGGATATAAAAATACTATTAAAACAGATAATGGACAAGAAGCATGGAATTATTTATCAGAAGCTAAAATTAGTGGTGACCCAATTTTAAATCATGTTTCATGTATAGTTTCAGATATTGAAATGCCATTAATGGATGGTCATAGATTAACTAAGTTAGTTAAGGAAGACAGTATATTAAAAGATATACCATTAATTTTATTCTCATCATTAATAAGCGAAGAAATATACATTAAAGGAAAAGAACTTGGTGCAGATGAGCAAATAACTAAGCCAGAGATAGCTAATCTTGTTAGCATAATAGACAGATTAGTTAGATAGATTTTATATAATCTAGCTTGATAAATATTTTTACATAAAATGTATTATATTATCTAAGCTAGATTTTTTATATTATAATTTATTGTTTTTATTCTGAACTCTAATTTAACTTAAGAGAATCAGTTTTAAAATAAAGTTATAAAATGTTTCATTAGCATGAAAAAGAAATTAAATTATATTTCTATTTTAAAAATTATGTAAACAAAGGAGGTTGAATAGCAATGAAATTAAAATTCAAGCTAAAAGACAAAAATAATAAAAAAAGTATTAAAGCTCAACTTACTTTTATAATAGTTTCAATGGTAGTTATTTGCTGTATACTTTTAGGAGCAACTACAAGTTTTTTAAACTACAAAACAGCAAATAATGTTCTAAGTAAAACTATTATGGAAACTACACATCAAGCATCAGAAAATGTTTCGGAGAAAATTAGAGTCATTCAACATGCAGCAGTTCAAACTGGATTTATGAAAGAACTATCAGATCCTAAAGCGACTATTGAAGAAAAGAAAAGTATAATTGAAAATCAAGTGAAATTATATGGATTTGAAAGAGGAAATATTTTAGATATAAATGGAGTTAGTTATTTTGATAATAATGATTATTCAGATAGAGATTATTTTAAAGCATCTATAGCTGGTAAAGAGTATATAAGTGAACCAACTATAAGTAAAGTTACAAGTAAAACTACATTTGTAGCTTCGGCACCAATTTGGGAAAATGGAGTATCTGGAAGCAAAATAGTTGGTGTAGTTTATTTTGTTCCAAATGAAAACTTCTTAAATGAAATAGTTGAAAATATTACTGTAAGTAGTAATAGCTACGCATATCTTATAAATAACAAAGGTACTACAATAGCAGATGAAGATAATAGCCTAGTAGGAAAAGAAAATGTTATAGAATTATCAAAAACAAATCCTGATTTTATACCATATGCAGAAGTAGATACAAAACTTATTAGTGGAGAAACTGGAAATTCTCATTTCAAAGCAGAAGGTAAAAGCTGGCTATTAGGATATACACCAATAAAATATACCAATGGCTGGGGATTAGGTATAATGGTTCAAAAAAATGATTTCTTTGGAGAACTTTATGCATCAATAGGAATAACTATTATACTAGGAGCAGTATTTATAGTTGCTGCATTTATAATAGGTAGAAGATTTGCTAATATAATAGGAAATCCACTTAAAGAATGTAGTGAAAGATTAGAAAAATTAGCAGAAGGTGATTTAGATTCAGATATTCCTAGTGCAAATATTAACTATGAAATTGGACTAGTTTCAGATGCTACTAATAAAATAGTAACAGATCTTAGAAATATGATAAATACATTGATATATTTACTTACTGAAATTAGTAATGGAAACTTAGATATAGATATGAACAGTGAAGAGACAGAAGAGTTGTTTGCAAAAGACTTTACCCCAATGCTAGTAGCTAGTAACAAAATAATAGAAAGCTTAAACGACACTTTATCACAAATACATATGGCAGGAGAACAAGTAGCAATAGGATCAGACCAAGTATCTGAAGGAGCGCAAGTGCTTTCTCAAGGAGCAACGGAACAAGCGAGTTCAGTACAAGAACTTTCTGCAACTATAAATGAAGTTTCACAACACATAAACAAAACTGCACAAAATGCAGCTAGAGCTAAAGAAATATCTATTAAATCAAGTGATGCAACTAGTTTAGGAAAAACTAAAATGCAAGAGATGATAGTTGCTATGAATGAGATTAGTCAAACATCAAATGAAATAGGAAATATAATAAAAAATATAGATGATATAGCATTCCAAACAAATATATTAGCACTTAACGCAGCGGTAGAAGCTGCACGTGCAGGATCTGCTGGTAAAGGATTTGCAGTAGTTGCAGATGAAGTTAGGAACTTAGCAGCAAAGTCAGCAGAAAGTGCTAAAGATACAGCAGAATTAATAGAAAAGGCTCTTATTGCAATAGAAAATGGAACACAAATAGTATCTGAAACTGCAAAATCGTTAGATGATGTTGTAGAAGGAGCTCAACAATCTGCTGAAGTTATACAAAAAATAGCAGATGCAAGTAATGAACAAGCACAACATATAAGCCAAGTGAATGTTGGAGTAGAACAAATTTCTGTAGTTGTACAAACAAATTCAGCAACCGCAGAAGAAAGTGCTGCTGCGAGTGAAGAATTATCAAGCCAAGCGCAGATGTTAAAAGATCTTATAGATAAGTTTAAACTAAAAAATATGAATAACTATTTTGATACTGAAAATTTTTTTGGTAATGAGTAGCATTAATATATTAATATAACGTAAAATTTTAAACAAAACTATTAATATTTATTAAATAAGGTAGATAAGAATTCTAATTCTTATCTACCTTATTTTGTTTACTAGAGAATTAATTATATGATGTATAGATGAAAAAAATATTTCAAAAACAAATGATTAAAAATATATATTATTTTAAGGTTTAGACATTGTTAGACAAAGTTTTTTTTATGTCTATATTATAATAATCTTGAAGTTATAATTTAAGGAGCAATTATAAAATGAAAAAACTATTAAATTTTTTAAAAATAATAATAATATGTTTATTGTGTGTTCTATTAGGATTTGTAGTTGAATTTGGAGGTAAAATGGTTCCAAAATATATATTTAATAATCAAAATTCATCTAAAGAAGGTGTTATAGTGAGTTATATAAATGCATTATATAGCTTTGATGCAAAGACTGCTAAAAAATGTTTTAGTCCAGATTTAAATAATATTAAAGCGCTTAATTACTTTAATGATAGGGGCGACTATTTAGCTAGAGAGCTTATAGAATTAAACAGCAACTATCAATTTTATAAGAAAAATACTCCAGGCGAACCTGGAGATGAAAAGTATGAAGAATTTATAAAAATGTCAGCAAAGATAGAAGATGAAGGGCTTATAAATTATGTTCTAGATGAAAAAATTACAAATTTAAAAGAGCTTTACTCTAATAAAAAACCTGATATAGATATAAAGACTGAAATAATAGCTGAACATGATAAAAAAAACAAACTTGATTTTATGAAAGTCAAATTTAAATTAACAGGAGATAATAAAGAAATACATGAAGAAGATAAAGAAGTCGTAGTACAAGAAAAAGACGGAAAATATTATATAGTAGATATATATATTTAATTACTATTGAGGTAATAAAAAGTTCGAGATAAGGATTATAAATTTTATAGTATTTATTAATGTTGTAATATTTATTTTTAAAGATTAAGAAAATTTGTTAGAACATGTGCTAAATTGTATCTATAATAAGCAAAAAAAGACTGCTTCCGATGCAGTCTTTCAAGAGGTTTGGGGATTATAAAAATACTAATTATAAAAGGGGATAATTAAGTAATTTTATATATTTTATATTAAAGAGTTAAATTTTTATAGGTAAGATAAAATTAAAATATCTTACTCAAAGTGTCTGATACTTAATGTCCATATCATATTGTGTCATTTCTTGTTGTCTATGTATAAAGTATACAATATAATTTTTTTAGTGTCTATAATAAAAAATATTATTTACATAAAATATATTTTTTATTGTTTATTAATACAAATTATAAAAAATATCTAATTTAAATTTAAATTAAAGTATACAATTATTACACATAAAATTTATATTAATAGTAGTAAGATGGAAAAAAATTTTTAATTTAGCTTGGAATTATCAATTAAACCTGTAATTTTTTGTGCTTATAAATATAATAGGTAGTTATTTTCTACAAAATCTACATTAAAAAACATTATTTATATAAAATGCAATTTTTATAGCAATAGTTTCACTTAAATGATATTATTAATAAGAAAATAAAATCTAAATACAAAAAATATTAAAATTATAGTTATATATTGTATAACTATTTTTTTATGCCAATTTTACTATTTAAAAAAGTTTAATATATTTATTACGTACTTAAATAAAAATTTATAAAATATTGTTTAAAATTGAAAATAAATGGTAAATACAATAAGGTTAGAAAAATTATCATTTTGATAAAGTATTTTATACACATCTATAGTATATTGAGCAGTTTAATAACTATAAAGGTTATTTTATAAAAATCTAAAATTAGGTAGTATTAGATAAAAATATATAATCCTATAAAATACTAATTTATAAGCAGTAAAAGTAAGGGTATATTAAACAAAAGCACAATAAAGAAATAGTTAGGAGAAAGAGACATGAAAAATTGGAAAGTGGGGAAAAAACTAGGTGTAGCATTTTTAATTCTTATATTGATGTCAGTATTTGCAGGTGCTAATTCCTTAGCGAAATTAAGAAAAGGGGTAAAGGCAAGTACTAGCTTTTCTGAACAATCAAATGAACTAACCGTGTTATCTATGCAAATAAAAAAAGATATAGTTTCTGTTGAAAAAAATATAACTAAAGGGATTCTTTCAACAAATCCAGTAGAGTTAAAAAGTTTTGTTAATAAAGATCTAGATGAAATGTATAAAAAAGTAAATACTATTAGAAATGATTTCAAAGATGAAGAAACAGTAAATCAGTTGGCAAATAATATAGAAAGATCTATAAATGAACTTAAAAATCAAAGTATGCAAGTTTTTACACTTATAGAATCTGGAAAGCGCCAAGAAGCATCTGAAATGATAGCTAGCAACAATGGTCAATATGCAACTGTAAGTAGTAAGTGTCTAAATGAGGCAGAAAAACTTTATGAATATACACAAGGTCTTATAAAAGAAAAAAATACAGATTTAAAAGCTAAGGCAAAAAGAGCGTGGATAATATCTGTTGCAATAGGTATATCTGTAATAGCAGCTGGTGTTGCTATGTGTATTTATATAGGAAAGATACTAAAAAATCCAATTGAAGAATTAGAGCAATGCGCAAATCAAATGTCAGCTGGTGACTTTGATGTTAACATAGAATATACATCAGAAGATGAGCTTGGAAAATTAGCAGACAGCATGAGATTGATGAGTGAAAAAGTAAATGCAATAATACATGATACAGTTAGGATCTTAGGTGAAGTAGCATCAGGTAATTTTGATGTAGAGCCTGAAGCAGAATATATAGGTGTGTTTAAAAATATAGAAACATCTATAAATAAAATTATTAATGATTTAAGTGAAACAATGGCACAAATAAATGCATCATCAGAGGAAGTTCAATCTGCATCTGAGCAAGTTGCAAATGGGTCACAAATG
Above is a genomic segment from Romboutsia lituseburensis containing:
- a CDS encoding OPT family oligopeptide transporter translates to MSNKDSAAINNKKLPKGAYGGVSGKDYVPYVTDKSKTGGNAAVLIIGLVLASVFAASTAYSGMKAGLTVAAGIPGAIIGSAFVAAFAKQKGILGKNLIQGMSSGGESVASGLIFVLPSVILIGSDFTFFEGLLVGVGGVLFGIGAASLVHNYLIVEEHGKLVYPESMAISETLVASDTGGDSIKYMGIGFGIGGIITVITSSFLNLTNNVMSFVGSKGYKWKFDMEVNPLLLGIGFIVGLEVALTMFAGSILSSFGITPLIGYFTDMAKDGVMVWNNPSMQINEMTVQAISSSYVKYIGAGMMLFGGIIGAIKLIPTIIASVKETTKAKGTGGEGSSMQIMILLGGAIVGFIAAFIISGNIAMAIIGAILSLLLSLLFVIVAGRLTGTIGTSNLPVSGMTIASLVIVTLVFVIMGWKGQADNKSLLLFGSFIVVAIAIAGGYCQSQKVTYIIGGNKNEMQRYFTLASIVGVVVVVGTMLILSEQLKITGDNPPFALPQANLMSTLTSGIMSGDLPWVMILVGIFMGLVLYFLNLPIMTVAIGFYLPIATTSIILVGALIRVLVERTAKTDKEKEVKVANGISLSSGLVAGGSILGLIGIVCQVTGVVGGNTPSGFAAGNGMAVVLLAALVILTIIPIMNSKVKEHD
- a CDS encoding chemotaxis protein; protein product: MGFAESTSQTKILLESGTNELEIMEFMIAGESFGINVAKVREILMAQEVKKMPNSHAVVEGVFKPRDEIITVIDLAKYLNIPRTGEGTHDIFIVTHFNKLSFAFHVENVVGIGRVSWEEIRKPDRIIYGGDEGVATGIAQYKDRLVTILDFEKIIAEISPESSIQYDEIDMLGKRQDSHKPVLIVEDSMLLSKMIVDCLHRAGYKNTIKTDNGQEAWNYLSEAKISGDPILNHVSCIVSDIEMPLMDGHRLTKLVKEDSILKDIPLILFSSLISEEIYIKGKELGADEQITKPEIANLVSIIDRLVR
- a CDS encoding methyl-accepting chemotaxis protein is translated as MKLKFKLKDKNNKKSIKAQLTFIIVSMVVICCILLGATTSFLNYKTANNVLSKTIMETTHQASENVSEKIRVIQHAAVQTGFMKELSDPKATIEEKKSIIENQVKLYGFERGNILDINGVSYFDNNDYSDRDYFKASIAGKEYISEPTISKVTSKTTFVASAPIWENGVSGSKIVGVVYFVPNENFLNEIVENITVSSNSYAYLINNKGTTIADEDNSLVGKENVIELSKTNPDFIPYAEVDTKLISGETGNSHFKAEGKSWLLGYTPIKYTNGWGLGIMVQKNDFFGELYASIGITIILGAVFIVAAFIIGRRFANIIGNPLKECSERLEKLAEGDLDSDIPSANINYEIGLVSDATNKIVTDLRNMINTLIYLLTEISNGNLDIDMNSEETEELFAKDFTPMLVASNKIIESLNDTLSQIHMAGEQVAIGSDQVSEGAQVLSQGATEQASSVQELSATINEVSQHINKTAQNAARAKEISIKSSDATSLGKTKMQEMIVAMNEISQTSNEIGNIIKNIDDIAFQTNILALNAAVEAARAGSAGKGFAVVADEVRNLAAKSAESAKDTAELIEKALIAIENGTQIVSETAKSLDDVVEGAQQSAEVIQKIADASNEQAQHISQVNVGVEQISVVVQTNSATAEESAAASEELSSQAQMLKDLIDKFKLKNMNNYFDTENFFGNE
- a CDS encoding methyl-accepting chemotaxis protein; the encoded protein is MKNWKVGKKLGVAFLILILMSVFAGANSLAKLRKGVKASTSFSEQSNELTVLSMQIKKDIVSVEKNITKGILSTNPVELKSFVNKDLDEMYKKVNTIRNDFKDEETVNQLANNIERSINELKNQSMQVFTLIESGKRQEASEMIASNNGQYATVSSKCLNEAEKLYEYTQGLIKEKNTDLKAKAKRAWIISVAIGISVIAAGVAMCIYIGKILKNPIEELEQCANQMSAGDFDVNIEYTSEDELGKLADSMRLMSEKVNAIIHDTVRILGEVASGNFDVEPEAEYIGVFKNIETSINKIINDLSETMAQINASSEEVQSASEQVANGSQMLSQGSTEQASAIEELSSTIIDISEKINNTAENAKKANALTLNAGRQVRDGNEQMKEMIKAMDEISFTSSEIGRIIKTIDDIAFQTNILALNAAVEAARAGSAGKGFAVVADEVRNLAAKSAEAAKNTSDLIENSIKAVENGNLILENTAQSLNKIVKTANRTSAVVNEITKANEEQATAIAQVRLGVDQISEVVQTSSHAAQESAASSEELSGQAQILKSLMAHFKLKGGNKSLEKFNFEYDDKEFFGLN